CTTCTAATTCAAAGGGCATCGTGCCGCCATTAGTATCACAAAGAACTAAAGTTATACATCCGGCTTCTTTGGCTACTTTTAAAGTTTCCAAAGCATAGTCAGCCTTAGATTTAAAAGCATCAAAAAAATGTTCGGCATCGTAAATAACCTTTCTCTTTTTTGAAACCAAGTAAGAAATAGAATCTCTTATTAATCTTAAATTTTCTTCTAAAGTAATCCTTAAAGTTTTAACTACATGGAAGTCCCAACTCTTTCCAAAGATAGTAAGATACTCACATTCTGTATCAATCAAAGCTTTAACATTAAGATCTTCGTCTACTTTACTCTTAGCGTGTCTGGTGCTTCCAAAAGCTACAAGGTGAGCCTGTTTAAGTCTTAATTTTTTTACTTCCTGGAATAACTTGATATCTTTAGGATTTGAGCCAGGCCAACCAGCTTCAATAAAATTTATGCCAAATTCATCTAACTTCTTAATAATCTTTAACTTGTCTTCCAGAGAGAAAGAGATTCCTTCTGACTGAGCTCCATCTCGAAGAGTAGTATCGTATAATTCTATCTTCATCTTTACATTCCTCATACCAAATTATAATTTAAAAATGGTTCATTCCAGATTATGATGTAGGCAAGTAATCTCTTGAAAGGGTTGCCTCGAAAAGGGTATGATAACTCTCTAAATCTCCATTAAGAAAGGAGGGCGATCCAGATAGAGGCAACAGATAAATTATATTACAAAGCTTTTAAGATTTCAAGGATTTTATGTAAAGAGTATAGAGATAGAAAGGGATAAGGATATAGAGAAAGTTATCTAAAAATTATCTATGAAAAGGGTTAAAAACAAGGATAGGTATAGCTCGAGTAACAATGAGGTCTTAAGTAAGCCTACAGTCTTCTTTAACTACTTTTTTGCAAAAAAATAATTATAAAACTTTTTACTTGCATAATATCTTAAATCTTGCATAATAACTTAATTACTTGCATAATATTTTAAATTTTACTTGCATAATATCTTAAATTATGATAATTACCTTAAAATAAGAAGGGGGAGTTTTGCCTAATCCTTACGAATCTTATCGTCAAACAAGAATTTCCACAGCTAGTCAAGGGCAATTAATCTTAATGCTTTATGACGGAGCCGTTAAATTTTTAAACTTAGCCAATGAAGCTATCCCAAAAAAAGAGTTTATGACGGCTAATACTAATATCATAAAGAGTCAAAATATCATTACTGAGCTTATGGTTTCCTTAAATATGGAAGTAGGAGAGATTGCCAAAAATCTTTATAGTTTATATGATTATATGAATCGTAGATTAATCCAAGCTAATATAAAAAAAGACCCTAAGATAATAAATGAAGTAAAAGGCATGCTCTTGGAACTTCGAGAAGTATGGGATCAAGCTATCAAGAAAACTGGTGGTAAATATTAATTGTTTGGGTCATGTATTTAAGTTATGCTCGGTGATCAAAGTAATTCTGCTTTATATAAATCTCTCTCTTTTGTCATTCAAGAAGAAATAAACAAGTTAAAACAGGTTTTTGAGATAACTTTAAAAATTGAAAAATCACTTCAAGAAAATGAACCTAACTCCTTAGAAGATTTAGTTTATAAAAGGGGAGAATATATCCAATTTTATCTCCAACTAACTAATCAAGAATTAGCTTTAAAAAAACAAAATCAGGAGGTTGAATT
Above is a genomic segment from bacterium containing:
- the fliS gene encoding flagellar export chaperone FliS, whose translation is MPNPYESYRQTRISTASQGQLILMLYDGAVKFLNLANEAIPKKEFMTANTNIIKSQNIITELMVSLNMEVGEIAKNLYSLYDYMNRRLIQANIKKDPKIINEVKGMLLELREVWDQAIKKTGGKY